From a region of the Streptomyces venezuelae genome:
- a CDS encoding serine/threonine-protein kinase: protein MVEQLTQHDPRRIGPFEVLGRLGAGGMGLVYLARSASGRRVAIKTVRTELAEDQLFRVRFTREVEAARAVSGFYTAAVVDADPRAAVPWLATAYVPAPSLEEIVNECGPMPAQAVRWLAAGIAEALQSIHGAGLVHRDLKPSNVLVVEDGPRVIDFGIASGVSNTRLTMTNVAVGTPAYMSPEQAKDSRSVKGASDVFSLGSTLVFAATGHPPYHGANPVETVFMLLREGPNLEGLPAELRPLIDSCMQMDATLRPTPADLQAQLAPHLFDGGDDSGTASAWLPARAVAMIEARRAGHRTPPAPLPALPAPGSGSGGRGAASEAVTHRRPRGADSWVDPRTGQAVPQRPQHPPMSPVPSGEPVRLGGSPVPIGPGPRASAQAPAAHASPSAPDSATGWIRPPGGSVATPSAVQPVPSPGPAPDSGRWRPWRFRMSNEVWGTPTVAGNLLYVTSFEVHALDVASGRRQFKTRDVAWSMAVADGRIHASDGPSLFALDAGDGSERWRLSTDAWVYALRAERGTVVTATRGGGVQGREASTGHKLWELTGAQSDFETPEAAPVLHDGTVYVWQDARLRALDARTGRESWSYPIGDAASCGNVPVRVTPAPDGNVYVAAGTRVISVDRASGRVRWHFEAPAVFLAPPAFAPGAAITGGGVYLVDYLGTVYALDAATGQDRWRIATEGRQSADPVVVANGNVHLGAGSALYTLDAVTGTPKWRFAAGGEITGLPAVADGRVHFGSADHCLYTLDAAGGQLRWKLATGGEITGAPVAEAGVVYACSKDRCVYALDAAKGTGTRTSG from the coding sequence GTGGTGGAGCAGCTGACGCAGCACGACCCGAGACGGATCGGCCCCTTCGAGGTGCTGGGACGGCTCGGCGCCGGCGGCATGGGGCTGGTCTATCTCGCGCGGTCCGCGTCCGGACGGCGGGTCGCGATCAAGACGGTGCGCACCGAGCTCGCCGAGGACCAGCTCTTCCGCGTCCGCTTCACGCGCGAGGTGGAGGCGGCCCGCGCCGTGTCCGGCTTCTACACGGCGGCCGTGGTCGACGCCGATCCGCGCGCGGCCGTGCCGTGGCTGGCGACCGCGTACGTCCCGGCGCCCTCCCTGGAGGAGATCGTCAACGAGTGCGGGCCCATGCCCGCCCAGGCCGTACGGTGGCTGGCCGCCGGCATCGCCGAGGCCCTGCAGTCCATCCACGGCGCGGGCCTGGTCCACCGCGACCTGAAGCCGTCCAACGTGCTCGTCGTCGAGGACGGCCCGCGCGTGATCGACTTCGGCATCGCGAGCGGTGTCTCCAACACCCGGCTGACCATGACGAACGTCGCCGTCGGCACCCCCGCCTACATGTCGCCCGAGCAGGCCAAGGACTCGCGCAGCGTCAAGGGCGCCAGCGACGTCTTCTCGCTCGGCTCCACCCTCGTCTTCGCCGCCACCGGGCACCCGCCGTACCACGGGGCGAACCCGGTGGAGACGGTCTTCATGCTGCTGCGCGAGGGCCCCAACCTGGAGGGTCTGCCCGCCGAGCTGCGGCCGCTGATCGACTCCTGCATGCAGATGGACGCCACGCTCCGGCCCACCCCGGCCGACCTGCAGGCGCAGCTCGCCCCGCACCTGTTCGACGGCGGTGACGACAGCGGCACCGCCTCGGCATGGCTGCCCGCCCGGGCCGTCGCGATGATCGAGGCCCGCCGCGCGGGGCACCGTACGCCGCCCGCGCCGCTCCCGGCGCTGCCGGCGCCCGGCTCGGGCTCCGGGGGCCGCGGGGCGGCCTCCGAGGCCGTCACGCACCGGCGCCCGCGCGGGGCCGACTCGTGGGTGGACCCGCGGACCGGCCAGGCCGTCCCGCAGCGCCCGCAGCACCCGCCGATGTCCCCGGTGCCCTCGGGCGAGCCGGTGCGCCTGGGCGGCTCGCCGGTGCCGATCGGGCCCGGGCCGCGCGCGAGCGCCCAGGCCCCGGCCGCGCACGCCTCGCCGTCCGCCCCGGACTCGGCGACCGGCTGGATCCGCCCGCCCGGCGGGTCCGTGGCCACCCCCTCGGCGGTGCAGCCCGTACCGAGCCCCGGCCCGGCCCCGGACAGCGGCCGCTGGCGGCCGTGGCGCTTCCGCATGTCCAACGAGGTCTGGGGCACCCCGACCGTCGCCGGGAACCTGCTGTACGTGACCTCCTTCGAGGTCCACGCGCTGGACGTGGCGAGCGGGCGGCGCCAGTTCAAGACCCGTGACGTCGCCTGGTCCATGGCGGTCGCCGACGGCCGGATCCACGCCTCCGACGGCCCTTCCCTCTTCGCGCTCGACGCCGGTGACGGATCCGAGCGGTGGCGGCTGTCCACCGACGCCTGGGTGTACGCGCTGCGCGCCGAGCGCGGCACGGTCGTCACCGCCACCCGCGGCGGCGGCGTACAGGGCCGGGAGGCCTCCACCGGCCACAAGCTGTGGGAGCTGACCGGAGCACAGAGCGACTTCGAGACCCCGGAGGCCGCCCCGGTCCTCCACGACGGCACGGTGTACGTGTGGCAGGACGCCCGGCTGCGCGCCCTGGACGCCCGTACCGGCCGCGAGTCCTGGTCGTATCCGATCGGTGACGCGGCCTCCTGCGGGAACGTGCCCGTGCGGGTCACCCCGGCCCCGGACGGCAACGTCTACGTCGCGGCCGGCACCCGGGTCATCTCGGTGGACCGGGCCTCGGGCCGGGTCCGCTGGCACTTCGAGGCCCCCGCGGTCTTCCTGGCGCCCCCGGCCTTCGCGCCGGGCGCGGCGATCACGGGCGGCGGGGTCTACCTCGTGGACTACCTGGGCACGGTCTACGCCCTCGACGCGGCCACCGGCCAGGACCGCTGGCGGATCGCGACCGAGGGACGGCAGTCCGCTGACCCGGTGGTGGTCGCGAACGGCAACGTCCACCTGGGCGCGGGCAGCGCGCTGTACACGCTCGACGCGGTCACCGGCACCCCGAAGTGGCGGTTCGCGGCGGGCGGCGAGATCACCGGCCTGCCGGCGGTCGCGGACGGCCGGGTGCACTTCGGTTCGGCCGACCACTGCCTGTACACCCTGGACGCGGCGGGCGGCCAGCTGCGCTGGAAGCTGGCCACGGGCGGCGAGATCACGGGCGCCCCGGTGGCGGAGGCCGGCGTGGTCTACGCATGCAGCAAGGACCGCTGCGTGTACGCCCTGGACGCGGCGAAGGGGACGGGCACCCGTACGAGCGGCTGA
- a CDS encoding FadD3 family acyl-CoA ligase produces the protein MGGDGHGDEHEDVRGDLRWGSIAQLVRAAAAQYADREAVVDGRTRVTYTQLGERVERAAAACLAAGIEPGDRVAVWAPNTLEWIVSALGAVSAGAVLVPLNTRFKGAEAAYVLERSRARLLFVTGTFLGTSYVASLRRAAAEGPGTGPLPGLPHLEQVVVLAEDAPDSFRTWKDFLAGGDGVPAAAVRERAEAIRPESPSDIIFTSGTTGSPKGAVITHAQSLRCYDVWCELAGLREGDRYLIVNPFFHTFGYKAGIIACLMRGATMVPQPVFNVDTVLANVAAERISVLPGPPTLHQSLLDHPQRDHHDLSALRLVVTGAAVVPLRLVERLRGELHIGVVLTAYGLSEASGIVTMCRRGDAAETVSATSGRPIPDTEVVILDAAGRPQPPGHPGEIAVRGYHVMQGYFEDPEETTRTITPEGWLHTGDVGVLDEDGNLRITDRIKDMFIVGGFNAYPAEIEQLLGLHPDIADVAVIGIPDPRLGEVGKAYAVRRPGSTLTADDLIAWSRREMANYKVPRAVEFVTELPRNASGKILKRTLRTG, from the coding sequence ATGGGCGGCGACGGGCACGGCGACGAGCACGAGGACGTACGCGGGGATCTGCGCTGGGGCAGCATCGCGCAGCTCGTCCGGGCGGCAGCGGCACAGTACGCCGACCGCGAGGCCGTCGTCGACGGACGCACCCGGGTCACTTACACCCAGCTCGGCGAACGCGTCGAGCGCGCCGCCGCGGCCTGCCTCGCCGCCGGCATCGAGCCCGGCGACCGGGTCGCCGTGTGGGCCCCCAATACCCTGGAGTGGATCGTCTCCGCCCTCGGTGCCGTCTCGGCCGGCGCGGTCCTCGTCCCCCTCAACACCCGTTTCAAGGGCGCGGAGGCCGCATACGTCCTGGAGCGGAGCCGGGCCCGGCTGCTCTTCGTCACCGGTACCTTCCTCGGCACCTCCTACGTCGCCTCCCTGCGCCGGGCCGCTGCCGAGGGCCCCGGCACCGGCCCGCTGCCCGGGCTCCCGCACCTGGAACAGGTCGTCGTCCTCGCCGAAGACGCCCCCGACTCCTTCCGCACCTGGAAGGACTTCCTGGCCGGCGGGGACGGCGTACCGGCCGCGGCGGTCCGCGAGCGCGCCGAGGCCATCCGCCCCGAGTCCCCCTCGGACATCATCTTCACCTCCGGCACCACCGGCAGCCCCAAGGGTGCGGTCATCACCCACGCCCAGTCCCTGCGCTGCTACGACGTGTGGTGCGAGCTCGCCGGACTGCGCGAGGGCGACCGCTACCTGATCGTGAACCCCTTCTTCCACACCTTCGGCTACAAGGCCGGCATCATCGCCTGCCTGATGCGCGGGGCCACGATGGTGCCGCAGCCCGTGTTCAACGTGGACACCGTCCTCGCGAACGTCGCCGCCGAGCGGATCTCCGTACTCCCCGGGCCGCCCACCCTCCACCAGTCGCTCCTCGACCACCCCCAGCGCGACCACCACGACCTGTCCGCGCTGCGCCTGGTCGTCACCGGCGCGGCCGTGGTCCCGCTGCGGCTCGTCGAGCGGCTGCGCGGCGAGCTGCACATCGGAGTCGTCCTCACCGCGTACGGGCTCTCCGAGGCCAGCGGCATCGTCACCATGTGCCGCCGGGGCGACGCGGCGGAGACCGTCTCCGCCACCTCCGGGCGGCCCATCCCGGACACGGAGGTGGTGATCCTGGACGCGGCAGGGCGGCCGCAGCCGCCCGGGCACCCGGGCGAGATCGCGGTCCGCGGCTACCACGTCATGCAGGGCTACTTCGAGGACCCCGAGGAGACCACCCGGACGATCACCCCGGAGGGCTGGCTGCACACCGGCGACGTGGGGGTCCTGGACGAGGACGGCAACCTGCGGATCACCGACCGGATCAAGGACATGTTCATCGTCGGCGGCTTCAACGCCTACCCCGCCGAGATCGAGCAACTCCTCGGCCTGCACCCGGACATCGCGGACGTCGCGGTGATCGGCATCCCGGACCCGCGCCTCGGCGAGGTCGGCAAGGCCTACGCGGTCCGCCGCCCCGGCTCCACCCTCACCGCGGACGACCTGATCGCCTGGTCCCGCCGCGAGATGGCCAACTACAAGGTTCCGCGCGCGGTGGAGTTCGTGACGGAACTCCCGCGCAACGCGAGCGGCAAGATCCTCAAGCGCACCCTCCGCACCGGCTGA
- a CDS encoding lipid-transfer protein: protein MAATLKDATAIVGIGQTAFAKRLPQSEKELACRAILAALADAGIEPSEVDAFASYTMEETDEVEVAKAIGAGDVTFFSKIGYGGGGSCATVGHLASAVATGQATVGVAWRSRKRGSGPRPWKNTAVQLPTPGQWTRPFGLLRPADEIGMLARRYMHEYGATRDHLFNVAMACRNRANANPAAMMYERPLTREMYMTSRMISDPLCLFDNCLETDGALACVIVSAERARDCRQKPVYVHSVAQGLPAQHHGMVNYWNDDPLSGPAWTAARHLWKQADFGPQDVDVAQIYDAFTPLIPLSLEGYGFCGRGEGAAFTEGGALETGGRLPINTGGGGLSEAYVHGFNLINEGVKQLRGVSTAQVPDAATCLVTAGEGVPTSAILLRS, encoded by the coding sequence ATGGCGGCAACGCTCAAGGACGCGACGGCGATAGTCGGCATCGGGCAGACCGCCTTTGCCAAACGGCTGCCCCAGTCCGAGAAGGAACTGGCGTGCCGGGCCATCCTGGCGGCCCTCGCCGACGCCGGCATCGAACCCTCCGAGGTCGACGCCTTCGCCTCCTACACCATGGAGGAGACCGACGAGGTCGAGGTCGCCAAGGCCATCGGCGCCGGCGACGTCACCTTCTTCTCCAAGATCGGCTACGGCGGCGGCGGTTCCTGCGCCACCGTCGGCCATCTCGCCTCCGCCGTCGCCACCGGCCAGGCCACCGTCGGCGTCGCCTGGCGCTCCCGCAAGCGCGGATCGGGCCCCCGCCCCTGGAAGAACACCGCCGTCCAGCTGCCGACCCCCGGCCAGTGGACCAGGCCCTTCGGCCTGCTGCGCCCCGCCGACGAGATCGGCATGCTCGCCCGCCGCTACATGCACGAGTACGGCGCCACCCGCGACCACCTCTTCAACGTGGCCATGGCCTGCCGCAACCGGGCCAACGCCAACCCGGCCGCGATGATGTACGAACGCCCGCTGACCCGCGAGATGTACATGACCTCCCGCATGATCAGCGACCCGCTCTGCCTCTTCGACAACTGCCTGGAGACCGACGGGGCACTGGCCTGCGTGATCGTCTCCGCCGAGCGCGCCCGCGACTGCCGCCAGAAGCCCGTCTACGTCCACTCCGTCGCCCAGGGCCTGCCCGCCCAGCACCACGGCATGGTCAACTACTGGAACGACGACCCGCTGTCCGGGCCCGCCTGGACGGCCGCCCGCCACCTGTGGAAGCAGGCCGACTTCGGGCCCCAGGACGTCGACGTCGCCCAGATCTACGACGCCTTCACCCCGCTGATCCCGCTCTCCCTGGAGGGCTACGGCTTCTGCGGCCGCGGCGAGGGCGCCGCGTTCACCGAGGGCGGCGCCCTGGAGACGGGCGGCCGGCTCCCCATCAACACCGGGGGCGGCGGCCTGTCCGAGGCGTACGTGCACGGCTTCAACCTGATCAACGAGGGCGTCAAGCAGCTGCGCGGCGTCTCCACCGCCCAGGTGCCCGACGCCGCGACCTGCCTGGTGACGGCGGGCGAGGGAGTCCCGACGTCCGCGATCCTGCTGAGGAGCTGA
- a CDS encoding Zn-ribbon domain-containing OB-fold protein, with protein sequence MTTASEAAASAGGLLLPVPDEDGAPFWEYAAQGELRVQACAACGRLRFPPRPCCPHCRSFDSEWRRMSGRGRIWSYVRPHPPLLPAYAAQAPYNVILVELADAPHIRLAGNLVTSADAPLDSVDPARLRIGARVHVVFTETGGMAVPRWVLEKS encoded by the coding sequence ATGACCACCGCATCCGAAGCCGCCGCGTCCGCGGGCGGGCTGCTCCTGCCCGTCCCCGACGAGGACGGCGCCCCCTTCTGGGAGTACGCCGCCCAGGGCGAGCTCCGCGTCCAGGCCTGCGCCGCCTGCGGCCGGCTGCGCTTCCCGCCGCGCCCCTGCTGCCCGCACTGCCGTTCCTTCGACAGCGAGTGGCGCCGGATGAGCGGCCGCGGCCGGATCTGGTCCTACGTCCGGCCGCACCCGCCGCTGCTGCCCGCGTACGCCGCGCAGGCCCCGTACAACGTGATCCTCGTGGAGCTGGCCGACGCCCCGCACATCCGGCTCGCCGGGAACCTGGTGACCTCGGCCGACGCCCCGCTCGACTCGGTGGATCCGGCCCGGCTGCGGATCGGCGCCCGGGTGCACGTGGTCTTCACCGAGACGGGCGGCATGGCCGTGCCCCGCTGGGTCCTGGAGAAGTCATGA
- a CDS encoding Uma2 family endonuclease: protein MAAELPEWMLPPRPSGWEADDLDHWPQAPRHTELIEGVPVFRVSPQRNWHARLVENLTFALRQAAPDDIEVSREMTIRLDRRSRPEPDVLAAAVPYDPDRTRYLPDEVALVIEVVSEESVDRDRSIKPFKYAQAGIPHFWRVEDEEGEPVVHVYELDTVTRTYVPTGIHRERLKVSVPFPADINLGALTP from the coding sequence ATGGCAGCCGAGCTCCCCGAATGGATGCTCCCGCCGCGCCCGAGCGGCTGGGAAGCGGACGACCTCGACCACTGGCCCCAGGCTCCCCGGCACACCGAGCTCATCGAGGGGGTGCCGGTCTTCAGGGTCTCCCCGCAGCGGAACTGGCACGCCCGGCTCGTGGAGAACCTGACCTTCGCCCTGCGGCAGGCGGCGCCTGACGACATCGAGGTCTCCCGGGAGATGACCATCCGGCTCGACAGGAGGAGCCGCCCGGAACCGGACGTCCTGGCCGCGGCCGTCCCCTACGACCCGGACCGCACCCGCTACCTCCCGGACGAGGTCGCCCTGGTGATCGAGGTGGTGTCCGAGGAGTCCGTGGACCGGGATCGCTCCATCAAGCCCTTCAAGTACGCGCAGGCCGGGATCCCCCACTTCTGGCGGGTCGAGGACGAGGAGGGCGAGCCCGTCGTGCACGTCTACGAGCTGGACACGGTCACCCGGACGTACGTCCCGACGGGCATCCATCGTGAGCGGCTCAAGGTGTCCGTCCCGTTCCCCGCGGACATCAATCTGGGCGCGCTCACCCCCTGA
- a CDS encoding enoyl-CoA hydratase/isomerase family protein: MTVRVERDKATGVAVVTLDREHRHNAVDLATAAELGEVWRELRFAEDVRAVVLTGAGTAAFCTGFDRGVEVPQPASPYSADDPLIAIGPKAGDLWKPVIAAVNGMACGGAFYLLGEADFLIASETATFFDPHTTYGMVSAYEAVYMAQRMPFGEAARMSLMGTAERLSAHRAHAIGLVSELTAPDALLPAALRAAQTLAGFPTEAVQGTVRALWSAKQAALQQALAQAPALIALGNLAPERQAELFAARRPGTEFRLR, encoded by the coding sequence ATGACCGTGCGGGTGGAACGCGACAAGGCCACCGGCGTCGCCGTCGTCACCCTGGACCGCGAGCACCGGCACAACGCCGTCGACCTGGCCACCGCCGCCGAACTGGGCGAGGTGTGGCGGGAGCTGCGGTTCGCCGAGGACGTGCGGGCGGTGGTGCTCACCGGCGCCGGGACGGCCGCCTTCTGCACCGGCTTCGACCGCGGCGTCGAGGTGCCGCAGCCGGCGTCCCCCTACTCGGCCGACGACCCGCTGATCGCCATCGGCCCGAAGGCGGGCGACCTGTGGAAGCCGGTGATCGCCGCCGTCAACGGCATGGCCTGCGGCGGTGCCTTCTACCTGCTGGGCGAGGCGGATTTCCTGATCGCCTCCGAGACCGCCACCTTCTTCGACCCGCACACCACCTACGGGATGGTCAGCGCCTACGAGGCCGTCTACATGGCGCAGCGGATGCCCTTCGGCGAGGCGGCCCGGATGTCCCTGATGGGCACGGCCGAGCGGCTCTCGGCGCACCGGGCCCACGCGATCGGACTCGTCTCGGAGCTGACCGCGCCCGACGCGCTGCTGCCTGCGGCCCTGCGGGCGGCGCAGACCCTGGCCGGCTTCCCGACGGAGGCCGTGCAGGGCACGGTGCGGGCCCTGTGGTCGGCGAAGCAGGCCGCGCTCCAGCAGGCCCTGGCGCAGGCTCCGGCGCTGATCGCGCTGGGGAACCTGGCGCCGGAGCGGCAGGCGGAGCTGTTCGCCGCGCGGCGGCCCGGCACGGAGTTCAGGCTGCGCTGA
- a CDS encoding peptidylprolyl isomerase, translated as MSNVYFDITINGAPAGRIVFNLFDEVVPKTARNFRELATGQNGYGYAGSGFHRVIPQFMLQGGDFTNHNGTGGKSIYGEKFEDENFQLKHDRPYLLSMANAGRNTNGSQFFITTVVTSWLDGKHVVFGEVVSGQELVDQIEALGSQSGAPKGKVEIAASGVVDAA; from the coding sequence ATGAGCAACGTCTACTTCGACATCACCATCAACGGCGCCCCCGCCGGCCGCATCGTCTTCAACCTCTTCGACGAGGTCGTCCCGAAGACGGCGCGCAACTTCCGTGAGCTGGCCACCGGCCAGAACGGCTACGGCTACGCCGGCTCGGGCTTCCACCGCGTCATCCCCCAGTTCATGCTGCAGGGCGGTGACTTCACCAACCACAACGGCACCGGCGGCAAGTCCATCTACGGCGAGAAGTTCGAGGACGAGAACTTCCAGCTGAAGCACGACCGCCCGTACCTGCTGTCGATGGCGAACGCGGGCCGCAACACCAACGGCTCGCAGTTCTTCATCACCACGGTCGTCACCTCGTGGCTCGACGGCAAGCACGTCGTCTTCGGCGAGGTCGTCTCGGGCCAGGAGCTCGTCGACCAGATCGAGGCCCTGGGCTCCCAGTCCGGCGCCCCCAAGGGCAAGGTCGAGATCGCGGCCTCCGGCGTCGTCGACGCTGCCTGA